In Apium graveolens cultivar Ventura chromosome 10, ASM990537v1, whole genome shotgun sequence, the following are encoded in one genomic region:
- the LOC141689055 gene encoding 1-aminocyclopropane-1-carboxylate oxidase homolog 1-like, whose protein sequence is MEVEKVLDDWAKEVKAFEETKAGVKGLVDSGVTKIPRIFIHSQAKLQNPSVSSVKSNVEFHVPLIDLHGVEGVQRKAKVEQIRQACENWGFFQMVNHGMHVNVINATLEATRKLHEQPREDKMGLFSDDSSQKVRLYTVNGSVHESRPGPWRDALACACLDDTLDSEEVPQICRKEMGDYVQSMIKLRATLSELLSEALGLSSDYLSRIECMKSEFLTWLYYPACPEPDLAFGAPRHSDPTFLTILLQDTIGGLQFLHQDHWVDVPPIPGALIAHIGDLMQIISNDKFKSADHRVLAHSDQIRVSAACFLYPSAKNLLKPYGPIMELMSDSNQPMYKEIVPLEYALYHQSRAMDGTPTLSHYKL, encoded by the exons ATGGAAGTTGAGAAGGTGCTAGATGATTGGGCTAAAGAAGTGAAGGCGTTCGAGGAAACGAAAGCTGGTGTCAAAGGTCTTGTAGACTCTGGTGTCACAAAAATTCCAAGGATATTCATACACTCACAAGCTAAATTGCAAAACCCATCAGTATCAAGTGTGAAAAGCAATGTTGAATTCCATGTTCCACTGATAGACCTCCATGGAGTTGAAGGTGTTCAAAGAAAAGCTAAAGTGGAGCAAATCCGACAAGCATGTGAAAATTGGGGATTCTTTCAAATGGTGAATCATGGAATGCATGTTAATGTGATTAACGCAACTCTTGAAGCCACACGAAAGCTGCATGAGCAGCCAAGGGAGGACAAGATGGGATTGTTTTCGGATGACAGTAGCCAGAAAGTTAGGTTGTACACTGTTAATGGATCAGTCCATGAATCTAGGCCTGGTCCTTGGAGGGATGCTTTGGCTTGTGCTTGTTTAGATGATACACTAGATTCTGAAGAAGTACCTCAAATTTGCAG GAAAGAAATGGGAGATTATGTGCAGTCAATGATCAAACTGAGAGCGACCCTATCGGAATTGCTATCTGAAGCTTTAGGGTTAAGCAGTGACTATTTGTCGCGCATTGAATGCATGAAAAGTGAGTTCTTGACCTGGTTATATTATCCGGCTTGCCCTGAGCCTGATCTTGCCTTTGGAGCTCCACGGCATTCAGACCCTACATTTCTAACTATACTACTACAAGACACAATTGGTGGCCtccaatttcttcatcaagatcacTGGGTTGATGTTCCTCCAATTCCCGGTGCTCTGATAGCCCACATTGGAGATCTTATGCAG ATTATTTCAAACGACAAATTCAAAAGTGCAGATCATAGAGTACTGGCACACAGTGATCAAATAAGGGTATCAGCAGCATGTTTTCTGTATCCGAGTGCTAAGAACTTACTGAAGCCATACGGCCCGATAATGGAGCTTATGTCTGACAGCAACCAACCTATGTACAAGGAAATAGTGCCCTTGGAATATGCACTCTACCATCAGTCCAGAGCAATGGATGGTACACCAACGCTTTCTCACTATAAGCTATGA